One part of the Podarcis muralis chromosome 3, rPodMur119.hap1.1, whole genome shotgun sequence genome encodes these proteins:
- the HTR1E gene encoding 5-hydroxytryptamine receptor 1E — translation MNHTNFTPEADVAVRSKTITENMLITVSLSIITTLTMLLNSSVISAICLTKKLHQPANYLICSLAVTDLLVAVLVMPLSITYIVMERWTLGYFLCEIWLSIDMTCCTCSILHLCVIALDRYWAITNAIEYARKRTAKRAGVMIGTVWTISTCISMPPLFWRNHSADTNSSECQIQHNHVIYTIYSTFGAFYIPLTLILILYYRIYHAAKSLYQKRGSSRHLSSRSTDSQNSFASCKLTQTFCVSDFSTSDPTTEFDRMHASVRTSPFDNDLDLVGDRQQISSVRERKAARILGLILGAFILSWLPFFIKELAVGLQLSTVSAEVAHFLTWLGYVNSLINPLLYTSFNEDFKLAFKKLIRCWEHS, via the coding sequence ATGAATCACACCAACTTCACACCAGAAGCCGACGTGGCTGTCCGATCCAAAACCATCACCGAAAACATGCTTATTACCGTGTCTCTGTCCATAATTACAACCTTGACAATGCTGCTGAACTCTTCCGTCATTTCGGCAATCTGCCTGACGAAGAAGCTGCACCAGCCTGCCAACTACTTGATCTGCTCGCTGGCTGTTACGGACCTGCTTGTCGCCGTTTTGGTCATGCCCTTGAGTATCACATACATCGTGATGGAAAGGTGGACTTTGGGATACTTCCTGTGCGAGATATGGCTGAGCATAGACATGACCTGTTGCACGTGCTCGATCCTTCACCTTTGCGTCATCGCGCTGGATCGATACTGGGCGATTACAAATGCGATCGAGTACGCCAGGAAGAGGACAGCCAAGAGAGCTGGAGTTATGATTGGCACAGTGTGGACAATATCCACGTGCATCTCCATGCCTCCTTTGTTTTGGAGAAACCACAGCGCCGACACCAATTCCAGCGAGTGTCAGATTCAACACAACCACGTCATCTACACCATTTACTCCACGTTTGGGGCCTTTTATATCCCTTTGACCCTCATATTGATTCTCTATTACAGAATCTACCATGCGGCAAAGAGCCTTTACCAAAAACGAGGGTCGAGCCGGCACCTCAGCAGCAGGAGCACCGACAGCCAAAACTCATTTGCGAGTTGCAAGCTCACGCAGACCTTCTGCGTCTCAGACTTCTCCACATCAGACCCCACCACGGAATTTGATAGGATGCATGCTTCGGTGAGGACCTCCCCCTTTGACAACGACCTGGATTTGGTTGGAGACCGTCAACAGATTTCCAGTGTGAGGGAGCGAAAGGCTGCACGCATCCTGGGCCTCATTTTAGGCGCCTTCATTTTGTCTTGGCTGCCATTTTTTATCAAGGAGCTCGCTGTGGGCCTTCAGCTTAGCACCGTATCGGCGGAAGTGGCTCACTTTCTGACGTGGCTGGGTTATGTGAATTCTCTTATCAATCCTCTCTTGTACACTAGTTTTAATGAAGATTTTAAACTTGCCTTTAAAAAACTCATTAGATGCTGGGAACACTCTTAA